A stretch of the Papaver somniferum cultivar HN1 chromosome 6, ASM357369v1, whole genome shotgun sequence genome encodes the following:
- the LOC113289107 gene encoding uncharacterized protein At5g08430-like isoform X1, whose amino-acid sequence MGDLPSPSMDLSNGVPHPALTSMKRTIRNNREFIGWGSASLIEFLISIGKDPSQARDAFDLNIIISEYITRNNLIGREKKKRVACDERLYSLLGKRIVHKNKIHDLLEPHLLASQDSSSEDELSGNSEESEGASNSRKRKRRRGLDKTNGTMGIKVAPRSCFASIVTQNIKLVYLKRSLVQKLSENLDTFNDKVVGSFVRVKSDPNDYLQKNSHQLLQVTGIQKDSGAGDSCTGIILQLSNMSDGVQIHMLSDDDFTEEECEDLRQRVKDGQMKRLFTCDVEGKARVLHQDITCHWIERELALLQNLIDRASEKGWQRERFEYLERRALLESSSEKEKLIQEVPLVIADEFEAEPAELPRDENSKTEYSPRSIASRDSRSPEDETRKETSSSPKDGESLHAGPNCKSNGVAYAVAQSDLIMNEVPNGGNVAAGVVDNLQGRDGISSGAAYAVAKLNTRSRYRNREIVNGRSSEEVEAAAYVSDEEIFVVKEEKSQLHSSGNVKQQASIEDDKQCNNETNNKDQDKKRNIVVIDLDDDDDDGDACGNLILDNPESSIWYYIDQADKVQGPFSMSLLKGWKSRGWFGSDFRVWKTGQTKEASILLTDAISQVFPIRNWILFVQKLGLLQNRIFYYYCSLQQELCFDQI is encoded by the exons ATGGGGGATCTACCATCACCTTCAATGGATCTATCCAATGGGGTTCCACATCCTGCGCTGACGTCTATGAAAAGAACAATAAGAAATAATAGGGAGTTTATTGGGTGGGGGTCAGCATCTCTCATAGAATTTCTTATATCCATTGGCAAGGATCCAAGCCAGGCTCGTGATGCATTTGATTTGAACATCATCATCAGCGAATATATAACCAGAAACAATCTCATTGGtcgagaaaaaaagaagagggtTGCATGTGATGAAAGACTTTATTCTCTTTTAGGGAAGAGGATAgtgcacaagaataaaattcatgACTTGTTGGAACCTCATTTACTTGCTTCGCAAGATTCGTCATCAGAGGATGAGCTGAGCGGTAACTCGGAAGAGAGCGAAGGTGCTTCAAATTCtcgcaaaagaaaaagaaggagggGCTTGGACAAGACAAATGGGACAATGGGAATTAAGGTGGCTCCACGTAGCTGTTTTGCTTCTATAGTAACTCAAAACATCAAGTTGGTTTACTTGAAAAGGAGCTTAGTTCAGAAGCTGTCAGAGAATCTTGATACCTTTAATGACAAAGTAGTTGGAAGCTTTGTGAGGGTCAAAAGTGACCCTAATGACTACCTTCAGAAAAATTCGCACCAGCTTCTGCAAGTTACCG GGATACAGAAGGATTCGGGGGCGGGTGACAGCTGTACAGGAATTATATTGCAACTCTCAAATATGAGTGACGGTGTCCAGATACACATGCTATCAGATGATGATTTTACTGAG GAAGAGTGCGAGGACCTACGTCAGCGTGTGAAAGATGGTCAGATGAAGAGGCTCTTTACT TGCGATGTTGAAGGGAAGGCCAGAGTTCTGCACCAGGATATCACATGTCAT TGGATCGAAAGAGAGCTTGCCCTGTTACAAAATCTGATTGACCGAGCAAGTGAGAAGGGATGGCAAAGAGA GCGTTTTGAGTACCTTGAGAGGAGGGCGTTACTTGAGTCATCATCTGAAAAGGAGAAATTGATACAAGAAGTTCCACTAGTAATTGCTGACGAATTCGAGGCTGAGCCTGCTGAGTTGCCTCGAGATGAAAACTCTAAAACTGAATATTCACCTAGATCAATCGCTTCTAGGGATTCAAGATCTCCTGAAGACGAGACCAGAAAAGAAACCTCATCTAGTCCCAAAGATGGTGAAAGTTTGCATGCAG GTCCCAATTGCAAAAGCAACGGTGTTGCTTATGCAGTTGCTCAATCAGATCTAATTATGAATGAAGTTCCAAATGGGGGAAATGTTGCTGCCGGAGTGGTTGATAATTTACAAG GTCGAGATGGCATAAGTAGCGGCGCGGCCTATGCAGTTGCTAAACTAAACACGAGGAGTAGATATAGAAACCGGGAAATTGTTAATGGCAGATCCTCTGAGGAAGTAGAAG CTGCAGCATATGTTTCTGATGAGGAAATCTTTGTTGTTAAGGAAGAGAAAAGTCAACTTCATTCCAGTGGCAATGTGAAACAACAAGCTTCAATAGAGGATGACAAGCAGTGTAACAATGAAACAAACAACAAAGATCAGGATAAGAAAAGAAATATTGTGGTGATTGATTTAGATGATGACGACGACGACGGCGATGCTTGTGGAAACCTAATACTTGATAACCCTGAAAGTTCGATATGGTATTATATAGATCAAGCTGATAAAGTTCAAGGACCGTTCTCAATGAGTTTGCTCAAAGGGTGGAAAAGCAGGGGTTGGTTTGGATCTGATTTTAGGGTCTGGAAAACAGGCCAGACAAAAGAAGCATCAATCCTTCTTACTGATGCAATATCTCAAGTATTCCCTATTAG GAATTGGATCCTGTTTGTACAGAAACTCGGGCTTTTACAGAATAGAATATTTTACTACTACTGCAGCCTGCAGCAGGAGTTGTGCTTTGATCAGATATGA
- the LOC113289107 gene encoding uncharacterized protein At5g08430-like isoform X3: MGDLPSPSMDLSNGVPHPALTSMKRTIRNNREFIGWGSASLIEFLISIGKDPSQARDAFDLNIIISEYITRNNLIGREKKKRVACDERLYSLLGKRIVHKNKIHDLLEPHLLASQDSSSEDELSGNSEESEGASNSRKRKRRRGLDKTNGTMGIKVAPRSCFASIVTQNIKLVYLKRSLVQKLSENLDTFNDKVVGSFVRVKSDPNDYLQKNSHQLLQVTGIQKDSGAGDSCTGIILQLSNMSDGVQIHMLSDDDFTEEECEDLRQRVKDGQMKRLFTCDVEGKARVLHQDITCHWIERELALLQNLIDRASEKGWQRERFEYLERRALLESSSEKEKLIQEVPLVIADEFEAEPAELPRDENSKTEYSPRSIASRDSRSPEDETRKETSSSPKDGESLHAGPNCKSNGVAYAVAQSDLIMNEVPNGGNVAAGVVDNLQGRDGISSGAAYAVAKLNTRSRYRNREIVNGRSSEEVEAAAYVSDEEIFVVKEEKSQLHSSGNVKQQASIEDDKQCNNETNNKDQDKKRNIVVIDLDDDDDDGDACGNLILDNPESSIWYYIDQADKVQGPFSMSLLKGWKSRGWFGSDFRVWKTGQTKEASILLTDAISQVFPIRGRPIYCREKKIEQ, encoded by the exons ATGGGGGATCTACCATCACCTTCAATGGATCTATCCAATGGGGTTCCACATCCTGCGCTGACGTCTATGAAAAGAACAATAAGAAATAATAGGGAGTTTATTGGGTGGGGGTCAGCATCTCTCATAGAATTTCTTATATCCATTGGCAAGGATCCAAGCCAGGCTCGTGATGCATTTGATTTGAACATCATCATCAGCGAATATATAACCAGAAACAATCTCATTGGtcgagaaaaaaagaagagggtTGCATGTGATGAAAGACTTTATTCTCTTTTAGGGAAGAGGATAgtgcacaagaataaaattcatgACTTGTTGGAACCTCATTTACTTGCTTCGCAAGATTCGTCATCAGAGGATGAGCTGAGCGGTAACTCGGAAGAGAGCGAAGGTGCTTCAAATTCtcgcaaaagaaaaagaaggagggGCTTGGACAAGACAAATGGGACAATGGGAATTAAGGTGGCTCCACGTAGCTGTTTTGCTTCTATAGTAACTCAAAACATCAAGTTGGTTTACTTGAAAAGGAGCTTAGTTCAGAAGCTGTCAGAGAATCTTGATACCTTTAATGACAAAGTAGTTGGAAGCTTTGTGAGGGTCAAAAGTGACCCTAATGACTACCTTCAGAAAAATTCGCACCAGCTTCTGCAAGTTACCG GGATACAGAAGGATTCGGGGGCGGGTGACAGCTGTACAGGAATTATATTGCAACTCTCAAATATGAGTGACGGTGTCCAGATACACATGCTATCAGATGATGATTTTACTGAG GAAGAGTGCGAGGACCTACGTCAGCGTGTGAAAGATGGTCAGATGAAGAGGCTCTTTACT TGCGATGTTGAAGGGAAGGCCAGAGTTCTGCACCAGGATATCACATGTCAT TGGATCGAAAGAGAGCTTGCCCTGTTACAAAATCTGATTGACCGAGCAAGTGAGAAGGGATGGCAAAGAGA GCGTTTTGAGTACCTTGAGAGGAGGGCGTTACTTGAGTCATCATCTGAAAAGGAGAAATTGATACAAGAAGTTCCACTAGTAATTGCTGACGAATTCGAGGCTGAGCCTGCTGAGTTGCCTCGAGATGAAAACTCTAAAACTGAATATTCACCTAGATCAATCGCTTCTAGGGATTCAAGATCTCCTGAAGACGAGACCAGAAAAGAAACCTCATCTAGTCCCAAAGATGGTGAAAGTTTGCATGCAG GTCCCAATTGCAAAAGCAACGGTGTTGCTTATGCAGTTGCTCAATCAGATCTAATTATGAATGAAGTTCCAAATGGGGGAAATGTTGCTGCCGGAGTGGTTGATAATTTACAAG GTCGAGATGGCATAAGTAGCGGCGCGGCCTATGCAGTTGCTAAACTAAACACGAGGAGTAGATATAGAAACCGGGAAATTGTTAATGGCAGATCCTCTGAGGAAGTAGAAG CTGCAGCATATGTTTCTGATGAGGAAATCTTTGTTGTTAAGGAAGAGAAAAGTCAACTTCATTCCAGTGGCAATGTGAAACAACAAGCTTCAATAGAGGATGACAAGCAGTGTAACAATGAAACAAACAACAAAGATCAGGATAAGAAAAGAAATATTGTGGTGATTGATTTAGATGATGACGACGACGACGGCGATGCTTGTGGAAACCTAATACTTGATAACCCTGAAAGTTCGATATGGTATTATATAGATCAAGCTGATAAAGTTCAAGGACCGTTCTCAATGAGTTTGCTCAAAGGGTGGAAAAGCAGGGGTTGGTTTGGATCTGATTTTAGGGTCTGGAAAACAGGCCAGACAAAAGAAGCATCAATCCTTCTTACTGATGCAATATCTCAAGTATTCCCTATTAG AGGACGACCAATCTATTGcagggaaaaaaaaattgaacagtGA
- the LOC113289107 gene encoding uncharacterized protein At5g08430-like isoform X4, with the protein MGDLPSPSMDLSNGVPHPALTSMKRTIRNNREFIGWGSASLIEFLISIGKDPSQARDAFDLNIIISEYITRNNLIGREKKKRVACDERLYSLLGKRIVHKNKIHDLLEPHLLASQDSSSEDELSGNSEESEGASNSRKRKRRRGLDKTNGTMGIKVAPRSCFASIVTQNIKLVYLKRSLVQKLSENLDTFNDKVVGSFVRVKSDPNDYLQKNSHQLLQVTGIQKDSGAGDSCTGIILQLSNMSDGVQIHMLSDDDFTEEECEDLRQRVKDGQMKRLFTCDVEGKARVLHQDITCHWIERELALLQNLIDRASEKGWQRERFEYLERRALLESSSEKEKLIQEVPLVIADEFEAEPAELPRDENSKTEYSPRSIASRDSRSPEDETRKETSSSPKDGESLHAGPNCKSNGVAYAVAQSDLIMNEVPNGGNVAAGVVDNLQGRDGISSGAAYAVAKLNTRSRYRNREIVNGRSSEEVEAAAYVSDEEIFVVKEEKSQLHSSGNVKQQASIEDDKQCNNETNNKDQDKKRNIVVIDLDDDDDDGDACGNLILDNPESSIWYYIDQADKVQGPFSMSLLKGWKSRGWFGSDFRVWKTGQTKEASILLTDAISQVFPIREKKIEQ; encoded by the exons ATGGGGGATCTACCATCACCTTCAATGGATCTATCCAATGGGGTTCCACATCCTGCGCTGACGTCTATGAAAAGAACAATAAGAAATAATAGGGAGTTTATTGGGTGGGGGTCAGCATCTCTCATAGAATTTCTTATATCCATTGGCAAGGATCCAAGCCAGGCTCGTGATGCATTTGATTTGAACATCATCATCAGCGAATATATAACCAGAAACAATCTCATTGGtcgagaaaaaaagaagagggtTGCATGTGATGAAAGACTTTATTCTCTTTTAGGGAAGAGGATAgtgcacaagaataaaattcatgACTTGTTGGAACCTCATTTACTTGCTTCGCAAGATTCGTCATCAGAGGATGAGCTGAGCGGTAACTCGGAAGAGAGCGAAGGTGCTTCAAATTCtcgcaaaagaaaaagaaggagggGCTTGGACAAGACAAATGGGACAATGGGAATTAAGGTGGCTCCACGTAGCTGTTTTGCTTCTATAGTAACTCAAAACATCAAGTTGGTTTACTTGAAAAGGAGCTTAGTTCAGAAGCTGTCAGAGAATCTTGATACCTTTAATGACAAAGTAGTTGGAAGCTTTGTGAGGGTCAAAAGTGACCCTAATGACTACCTTCAGAAAAATTCGCACCAGCTTCTGCAAGTTACCG GGATACAGAAGGATTCGGGGGCGGGTGACAGCTGTACAGGAATTATATTGCAACTCTCAAATATGAGTGACGGTGTCCAGATACACATGCTATCAGATGATGATTTTACTGAG GAAGAGTGCGAGGACCTACGTCAGCGTGTGAAAGATGGTCAGATGAAGAGGCTCTTTACT TGCGATGTTGAAGGGAAGGCCAGAGTTCTGCACCAGGATATCACATGTCAT TGGATCGAAAGAGAGCTTGCCCTGTTACAAAATCTGATTGACCGAGCAAGTGAGAAGGGATGGCAAAGAGA GCGTTTTGAGTACCTTGAGAGGAGGGCGTTACTTGAGTCATCATCTGAAAAGGAGAAATTGATACAAGAAGTTCCACTAGTAATTGCTGACGAATTCGAGGCTGAGCCTGCTGAGTTGCCTCGAGATGAAAACTCTAAAACTGAATATTCACCTAGATCAATCGCTTCTAGGGATTCAAGATCTCCTGAAGACGAGACCAGAAAAGAAACCTCATCTAGTCCCAAAGATGGTGAAAGTTTGCATGCAG GTCCCAATTGCAAAAGCAACGGTGTTGCTTATGCAGTTGCTCAATCAGATCTAATTATGAATGAAGTTCCAAATGGGGGAAATGTTGCTGCCGGAGTGGTTGATAATTTACAAG GTCGAGATGGCATAAGTAGCGGCGCGGCCTATGCAGTTGCTAAACTAAACACGAGGAGTAGATATAGAAACCGGGAAATTGTTAATGGCAGATCCTCTGAGGAAGTAGAAG CTGCAGCATATGTTTCTGATGAGGAAATCTTTGTTGTTAAGGAAGAGAAAAGTCAACTTCATTCCAGTGGCAATGTGAAACAACAAGCTTCAATAGAGGATGACAAGCAGTGTAACAATGAAACAAACAACAAAGATCAGGATAAGAAAAGAAATATTGTGGTGATTGATTTAGATGATGACGACGACGACGGCGATGCTTGTGGAAACCTAATACTTGATAACCCTGAAAGTTCGATATGGTATTATATAGATCAAGCTGATAAAGTTCAAGGACCGTTCTCAATGAGTTTGCTCAAAGGGTGGAAAAGCAGGGGTTGGTTTGGATCTGATTTTAGGGTCTGGAAAACAGGCCAGACAAAAGAAGCATCAATCCTTCTTACTGATGCAATATCTCAAGTATTCCCTATTAG ggaaaaaaaaattgaacagtGA
- the LOC113291417 gene encoding uncharacterized protein LOC113291417, which yields MEREFVDRAFQECGNDLDTLINRITQLDIGSYQSDVHHLPSSSSQQVAISSSQDSMHPPHHQDQDCVPRTGSEWVELFVLEITTASCMNEAKERTSRLLEVLEKNMNGREAVKILEKENLKLKYDLEKATGTNIILKRVVLTLLEQHSGVNKELEKLRQLVAQQEQKWNQLEKNNYVLKMHLNQAMMAAESKNIPSNYRPDL from the coding sequence ATGGAAAGAGAGTTTGTTGACAGAGCTTTTCAGGAATGTGGTAATGATTTGGATACGTTAATCAACAGGATAACACAACTAGACATCGGATCATATCAATCCGATGTTCACCatctaccatcatcatcatctcaaCAAGTAGCTATTTCATCTTCTCAAGATTCTATGCAccctcctcatcatcaagatcaaGACTGCGTCCCAAGAACCGGCTCAGAATGGGTTGAATTATTTGTGCTTGAGATTACGACCGCTTCTTGCATGAATGAAGCTAAAGAACGTACCTCCAGGTTGCTGGAGGTTCTTGAAAAAAACATGAATGGGAGAGAGGCAGTAAAGATTCTTGAGAAAGAGAATCTGAAATTGAAATATGACTTGGAGAAAGCGACTGGTACAAATATTATCTTGAAGAGGGTCGTGCTTACATTACTTGAACAACACAGTGGCGTGAACAAAGAGTTGGAGAAACTGAGACAACTTGTGGCTCAGCAGGAGCAGAAGTGGAACCAGCTCGAGAAGAATAACTACGTGCTTAAGATGCATCTAAACCAGGCAATGATGGCGGCAGAAAGCAAAAACATCCCCAGTAACTACCGTCCTGATTTGTAG
- the LOC113289107 gene encoding uncharacterized protein At5g08430-like isoform X2: MGDLPSPSMDLSNGVPHPALTSMKRTIRNNREFIGWGSASLIEFLISIGKDPSQARDAFDLNIIISEYITRNNLIGREKKKRVACDERLYSLLGKRIVHKNKIHDLLEPHLLASQDSSSEDELSGNSEESEGASNSRKRKRRRGLDKTNGTMGIKVAPRSCFASIVTQNIKLVYLKRSLVQKLSENLDTFNDKVVGSFVRVKSDPNDYLQKNSHQLLQVTGIQKDSGAGDSCTGIILQLSNMSDGVQIHMLSDDDFTEEECEDLRQRVKDGQMKRLFTCDVEGKARVLHQDITCHWIERELALLQNLIDRASEKGWQRERFEYLERRALLESSSEKEKLIQEVPLVIADEFEAEPAELPRDENSKTEYSPRSIASRDSRSPEDETRKETSSSPKDGESLHAGPNCKSNGVAYAVAQSDLIMNEVPNGGNVAAGVVDNLQGRDGISSGAAYAVAKLNTRSRYRNREIVNGRSSEEVEAYVSDEEIFVVKEEKSQLHSSGNVKQQASIEDDKQCNNETNNKDQDKKRNIVVIDLDDDDDDGDACGNLILDNPESSIWYYIDQADKVQGPFSMSLLKGWKSRGWFGSDFRVWKTGQTKEASILLTDAISQVFPIRNWILFVQKLGLLQNRIFYYYCSLQQELCFDQI; this comes from the exons ATGGGGGATCTACCATCACCTTCAATGGATCTATCCAATGGGGTTCCACATCCTGCGCTGACGTCTATGAAAAGAACAATAAGAAATAATAGGGAGTTTATTGGGTGGGGGTCAGCATCTCTCATAGAATTTCTTATATCCATTGGCAAGGATCCAAGCCAGGCTCGTGATGCATTTGATTTGAACATCATCATCAGCGAATATATAACCAGAAACAATCTCATTGGtcgagaaaaaaagaagagggtTGCATGTGATGAAAGACTTTATTCTCTTTTAGGGAAGAGGATAgtgcacaagaataaaattcatgACTTGTTGGAACCTCATTTACTTGCTTCGCAAGATTCGTCATCAGAGGATGAGCTGAGCGGTAACTCGGAAGAGAGCGAAGGTGCTTCAAATTCtcgcaaaagaaaaagaaggagggGCTTGGACAAGACAAATGGGACAATGGGAATTAAGGTGGCTCCACGTAGCTGTTTTGCTTCTATAGTAACTCAAAACATCAAGTTGGTTTACTTGAAAAGGAGCTTAGTTCAGAAGCTGTCAGAGAATCTTGATACCTTTAATGACAAAGTAGTTGGAAGCTTTGTGAGGGTCAAAAGTGACCCTAATGACTACCTTCAGAAAAATTCGCACCAGCTTCTGCAAGTTACCG GGATACAGAAGGATTCGGGGGCGGGTGACAGCTGTACAGGAATTATATTGCAACTCTCAAATATGAGTGACGGTGTCCAGATACACATGCTATCAGATGATGATTTTACTGAG GAAGAGTGCGAGGACCTACGTCAGCGTGTGAAAGATGGTCAGATGAAGAGGCTCTTTACT TGCGATGTTGAAGGGAAGGCCAGAGTTCTGCACCAGGATATCACATGTCAT TGGATCGAAAGAGAGCTTGCCCTGTTACAAAATCTGATTGACCGAGCAAGTGAGAAGGGATGGCAAAGAGA GCGTTTTGAGTACCTTGAGAGGAGGGCGTTACTTGAGTCATCATCTGAAAAGGAGAAATTGATACAAGAAGTTCCACTAGTAATTGCTGACGAATTCGAGGCTGAGCCTGCTGAGTTGCCTCGAGATGAAAACTCTAAAACTGAATATTCACCTAGATCAATCGCTTCTAGGGATTCAAGATCTCCTGAAGACGAGACCAGAAAAGAAACCTCATCTAGTCCCAAAGATGGTGAAAGTTTGCATGCAG GTCCCAATTGCAAAAGCAACGGTGTTGCTTATGCAGTTGCTCAATCAGATCTAATTATGAATGAAGTTCCAAATGGGGGAAATGTTGCTGCCGGAGTGGTTGATAATTTACAAG GTCGAGATGGCATAAGTAGCGGCGCGGCCTATGCAGTTGCTAAACTAAACACGAGGAGTAGATATAGAAACCGGGAAATTGTTAATGGCAGATCCTCTGAGGAAGTAGAAG CATATGTTTCTGATGAGGAAATCTTTGTTGTTAAGGAAGAGAAAAGTCAACTTCATTCCAGTGGCAATGTGAAACAACAAGCTTCAATAGAGGATGACAAGCAGTGTAACAATGAAACAAACAACAAAGATCAGGATAAGAAAAGAAATATTGTGGTGATTGATTTAGATGATGACGACGACGACGGCGATGCTTGTGGAAACCTAATACTTGATAACCCTGAAAGTTCGATATGGTATTATATAGATCAAGCTGATAAAGTTCAAGGACCGTTCTCAATGAGTTTGCTCAAAGGGTGGAAAAGCAGGGGTTGGTTTGGATCTGATTTTAGGGTCTGGAAAACAGGCCAGACAAAAGAAGCATCAATCCTTCTTACTGATGCAATATCTCAAGTATTCCCTATTAG GAATTGGATCCTGTTTGTACAGAAACTCGGGCTTTTACAGAATAGAATATTTTACTACTACTGCAGCCTGCAGCAGGAGTTGTGCTTTGATCAGATATGA